In Sparus aurata chromosome 5, fSpaAur1.1, whole genome shotgun sequence, the genomic window atacatgtTATTTATATAGTGCTTTTAAGTACACAAAGACACTTTAAAGgttaaaactgaaatataaaaacaacacacgtaAAATATAAAGTAAAGAAACAAGTTATACATTAAAagagattttaaaaaggtgagttttggtgagtgttttgaaagtgttgAGTTCtgtacagtctctgatgtgtttggggagtTTGTGATCTCGGGGCTTTTGCAGACTGTGATCACGAGCTGTTTGGACAcgtctgatgtttttttgtctccagctgcttcagttgtttagcagaatgctgcaactctgttttactgtgaagctccagaactgttctgtggacgacAACGCCTCACCTGACTTTACATTTTGTCCTCTATCATGAGGATAATAAAGATTCCTCCAGGCTTAAACCTTAATGATGACACTGTTCTGGTAGTTTCAGCATGGTGAAGTGTTGactctgttgtttgtttcttttcagtgaAATATTTGAACGCTCACACTGGAATAGTGTTCCTGCGCTTCCCCAAAAGTTGTTACAGACTCCTCTGGTCTGCTTTGCCGTTCATCACCAGTATTGAGACTCGTGGGCAGAAAATCCCCTGTTTTTTCAACTGTTTGCATGTAGGAGGTGGGAaattcaaaaaaacacatttcataatgAATCATCTTAAATATCAGTTGAACACTAATGAAAGGTATTCGTTTTCTCCAGGAACAATTAGAACGTGTCAGAAGTTTCTGATTCGttacaacaaacagcagcttcatcGAATGCTCCCCACGTGTAAAACAAAAGGTAAGAGATCTAATCTAATGTGATTCATACTGAACTCTGCAATTACAGTCGAAAGTGATCCTTTTATTAAGTTAAGTGTATGTTAAGTCTTCAATAATAAGATCCTGATAATAACTTTAAATGTTTCCCAGTGTTGAAAATAAATCTTACACCATGTATTGAAACATTTCACCTCTAATcctattgaattttttttttaacatcgtAGTCCGTATTAAAAACCTGAATAGAAGAtggacaaacaaaaataaacttgacatttttttctgtttttctgattcgcagaagaagaaaatcaggTTTGCGAAGCCATTCTGAACTGTTCCCTAACAGGAGGAAGAAGGGAAGCATTTGAAGATGAATTCGAGagtgaagaggatgaagaagagtgACTCACGATGTAGATTTCATTTGTCGAGTGgctctgatttatttttattttttattttttgagggACTGAGAGAAAAGAAGATATGAAGcatttaaagaaacacataCCCTACTGTGTGGAATTGCTTCTGAATAACCAAATCTTATTTAAGTGTTGACATGGTCTAATTTAGAAGACAGagttttttatgtttgaatacatttattttgtatttatacttGTGCATTGTTTCTCATTTGTATTTGGTTTACAAATTAAAGCACTATTTTTGAAGATGATGTATTTTgtgtgataaaaataaattgtatttgtgcACACACTTACAGTTCGTATCAGTTATACGTTATTGATCCCCATTGGATAGTTTTTGTAAAACCATATAAATGTTAATGGTGTCACGCAGTAAAGACGCTCATATATGTACATTATATTAGCTCATATAGCAAaatatttaaagctgcagtctggagctGTGAGAACAAAATGGATTtagccagaatatttgaatgagtacagctcccaggtcagtccttcttcttctctgctgctgcagcctgccctctaagcccctcccacagaggagccgGCTGTGCAGGtttgtaaccatggtaacaaaGGAGGacagataaccaagatggcgcattcaaaaaaacaacatatgtcCTGATTGTTCCATTTCtaatcaatacaactaaattacaatggaGTACCGTATCCCGAGTAACAGACAACATTCCTCCCATCGCGGCAGATGGAATTACCAGGTAATCATTACCCAGAGCAACATTTTTGCCCAGCTGCCATTCTGAAGCATGAGTGactttatttctctaaaccaattcaaccacttcagagagTACcgaacacaaactaacgttatgactgcccggtcacttgaaagacacttttgctaaccagtagccataaagacaatgCTAAACACCAGAGtaagcatacaagctaacaagctagatatACCAACAAGCTACATAACTCAACTGCAACATCGTAATGCTTTCTGGCTCGGTccagttctttgtttttacactgcttttcgtcgtcagtcttcttatttcttctctttgacgtgggcaatggtcGGGAATTTTcggctttgttgttgttgtctgttctccgccattgtttacagtttgggctCAAACCTATCTGCCCATGTAAGTGCAGGCACTGCGCCTGCgcgggggaggggggctgccagcagcatgCAAGaaaatgattgacacttctcagacacgccCCTTGACTCTGACTGGTTGTGTTGATCCAGGAGCGGTGGATTtattgcaaatcaaattaaagctactgggtggagccacagtcagctgacctgtatcttattctactgtcagatcataatgacaattttagcaaatataacaaaaaaaatactaacAGGCAACAgcttaaaacacaaaattaaaaaaaaaaaaaagaattgaagATATTTtgtgtggtaaaaaaaaagacttctgcACACACTTACAATTTGTATCAGAATCAgtaatactttattgatccatACTGGAGAATTTGCATAAAACCATCTAAACATTAATGGTGTCACACAGTAAAGACGCACATATATGTACATTATATCAGcatatttgattatttaaacATGACATAATTCATACTAATACTGTGCAGTTAGAATTATATTATTATCTTCGATACTTTTTATAGGCTATAATGTACATAGGGACATTTAAACAGAGTGATAAACTGGTTCCTATACAATATAGTAATATAACTAATATAATACTTTATCACAGCAATATGATACAgtaatgtaaatatgtataaatgATAATTAGACAGTAAAAGTGTGAGTTATGTCATGTTTcaataatttatatatattatatatatgtgtttttaCATGTGATATACATCCTGAGATAAGTAGTAGTAGATGTGATGTAGTAAGTGGTGTCTCATACCATGTGTTCAACAGTCAAAAACTCAACATGATAACATTTGAATAAATCCATTATATAAGTTACCTGTGTTGTAACTCCATAGCtgactacatttcccacaatgcccTGCCGCGCTTCTATAAGATATTCATCCTGAGATCAGTAGTAGTAGATGTAGGAAGTGATGTCTCATACTTTCTGTTTAATAGTCAAAACCTCAAgttgataatattttgattaatcCATCATGTAATTTACCTGTGTTGTACCTCTTTAGCTGACTACATGTCCCACAGTGCCCTGCGGCGCCTCCGTACCTAAATATATGTGCAGGCAGGACAAGGAACATCCGGGTCTCTCAGCTTCTTGCTTGGCGACCCGTCGCCATTAGTGCAAGCTCGTCGGAACGGAGGTGTTTTTTAGTGAAAATCTTTAAATTATCGTGTTTTCCAGCGTTTGGAAAACATTTCCCGCCTCTTGAAGGGCACTTTGTTTCCCTTTACGAGTAAAAAGGCTGAACTTCGGGGGGTCTTGGCCCCGCGTGGCGAGCTTTCGTCCTCTCTTCTATCAGCCTCCATAACTTGAGACATCGAAATCgtgtctcttcttttttcttcggTTTGTTATCGTCAAGATGTCGCCGTGATGGGGTCCCCGCGTTTGACAGAAATGAATCAGGGCCTTGGCCGCCTGACCCGCACTCACTGCACCACCTTCTCCTGCGTTTCTCTGTTTGATGCTAGAGAGCTCGGCGGCTCTCTGCCCGGAGCTCGGCCTCAACACCAGCACTCACTGCACGGACTCAGTCATGGAGAAAAACCccaacagcagcaccagcaccaaGGTTCCGCCCCGTTCCAGCTCCACAGGACCAGCACCGGGCGAGACTAAGACCAAAACAGGTGACAGAAGGCTCGTGTGAACGCCATGAATGTGTCGGCTCGCAGCTACGCGGTTAGCCGCTGGGCCTGCTGGGCCTCCGTTGATCTGCGGACTGACGTCGCTGTCAAAACATTTGACCTgctgagctgcagagctgcagactgTAACTCCTGCAGCTCTGTAACTCCTGCAGTCTGTATTTATACACCACATTCATCTTCTAACTGCCACATTCTGCACAAATACATCCGCACATAGTGTTACTTACATACCAGTGATTGTTATTGGATTGTTCAGCGAAGCAGCACAAGCTTTacaagttgttttgttttgttgttgaacAGTTTTATTGGCCTCCTCAGGATCTATATCAGTATTGGCTTTAGGGAATTTAAGTATTCTTAGTTCGCTTAATCATTAATGATATATTGAATATATTGGAGATTTTCCTTTTAGatcaaaaattaaaagaacataTAAAGTAACCTGATGAACATGTCAACAAGTCATTTCTAAAtgtcattttgtaatttttttaattaaaattattaattttaattaaatgcATTTCCTCACACTAATATTTAGTATTGTACTTTGATATATTTGATCATGAAGGATAATTTTAACTCTtatgtttcctttttaatgtatttgtgtcCATCAATGATTGTTGGTTGTTATATTTTTAATCTGGTTAAATTCTTGACGGCGATTAATTgataaatcataaatcataaacaCCTCTAATCAGCATAAATGCTGTCCAGTATTTGCAGATTtgaaagttttttattttaaagaacaTAATCAGGGATCCAGATCAATAATTTACCAGCACATGATTTAGGTAAACctaatgacacatttttatttagaaTCTATAGGCctacacattttataaatgataagTAATATCAATTAGAGCCTGATGGATACGCAGTTTATAAGATATTAGGGAGTAAAATAATTCTGATATGGATGTATCGGCTGATGCACTCAATGATCCGTCAAATGTggttattgattgattgaaatgtttattttgaatatgtaaAGAACAAGAAATGACAGACAAGAATAACAGTtcaacaacaaataacaaaaaagcgtaaagcaaaagaaaagtcaaacactgatgacTTTGTTTACATATTCAAACACTGGTGACAAAAAAAAGGTCAtgaggatattttacagtttgacaATAACATGTATTCTAAAATTACATCAACTTACTGAAGCATAAAACTGTACTTGAAATTGAATATTTAAAATTACCCCAAGAGTTGTTTTCTGCACTGTGTTCTTTAAATCGTACAGATATTTCTGCTACGCGCTGacaaagtaatgaacagaaaatgtgttgataGGCTAATATTGTTTGAAGAATTCACAGTTGATGTTTTTATGCTGCAGTTAAATTTTTTAATCAGACATGCCAAATTTTTTCGTGGCAGGGTGTGACCAGAGCAGTCGCACCCTGCAGCCCAGCTGGTGCAGATAAAGACGCTCAGGGGGGGAATTCAGACACATTAAATTTCCAGTGAAGTTGTTTCAGTGCACGGATTTTATTTTGCATCTGTAAAATAAATCTTTGTggtgtaaaaagtacccaaaagtcaaactttggtgaaaatgactcaaacacacattttagcaTTACATCAGCAGAATGGAAAAGTTACATTGAGTTGTAATACTTAAACAGTCATGCTGACAcagtttttgcttttgtttttgttccagaagGTAAAAATAATGGAGGCTCCAAGCGCTACAGCCGCAAGCGTGAGCCCTCCTTTCCCAAAAGCGACACTTTCCCAGGCCCGCGCCGCACCAATTCACAGAAAAGCAAGAATTTTGACAAGAGACCCTCTCAGAGAGGCGGACGACAGTATGGAGTTGCAGGCGGAGGACGACGTGAGGAGGTCGGTATTCTTAATGATCatcaaagaaaaatgtattctagGAGATTTTAAACGAGGTAGAGATACAGCATCAGTGTAAAGTTgaggtatttttatttttcttctgtctctgcAGGTAGCAGAGACGCGCCGGGCCGAGTTTAGCCCGGCTCAGTTTGCTGGACCGAAGAAAATAAGCCTGAACCACCTGCTGAACTTCACCTTTGAACCCCGTGGAGGCACCAGTGGCATCGGAGAGGGAGGCCACTCCTACTGGGGCCGCCGAAACAAGTGGGGCCACAAGCACAAGCCCTTCAACAAGGAGCTATTCCTGCAGGCCAAGTAAGCAGCGACTCCAAACAAGCCATGATGCTGAAACAGAGCCGGAACAGTGGACTCACTCAactttgtgtttcagctgccAGTTTGTGGTGAGTGACGACCAGGACTACAAGGCCCACTTCACTGATCCAGACACTCTGGTCAACTGGGACTGTGTGCAGCAAGTGGTGAGTGCTCGTCGTCTGTGAGCTGATACGGTTAATCAATCAATTTAAGGGTGTCACCATTTTTATTGTAACCGAAAATCCATCAGAAGTTTGTCATTTATATGAAACGAGTCCAGCTGGAGCACGTCATCTCTGGTAAAAGTTTTATAAACTAAACAACTTATTAATAAATCGACATAGaaaatgttagctgttagctgttggttTCAACACTGGTACCCGTGTGCACTGATGCATTTAATGACAATccgttgtttgtttgttttttgtacgtCTGCAGCGCATCTACAGTCATGAGGTGCCGTCTTGCCCGATCTGTCTGTACCCTCCTGTGGCAGCCCGCATCACCCGGTGTGGACACATCTTCTGCTGGCCGTGCATGCTGCACTACCTCTCTCTTAGCGACAAGAGCTGGTCCAAGTGTCCCATCTGCTACGAGGCCGTTGCCACCGACGACCTGAAGAGGTAAACAAGGAGAACAGTTTAGCCTGACGTTAAAGACAGCAGTAAGAGAGGAGTTAATATTTCTGCAGAACGTAAGCTTTCACACACAGGCAGGTTTCTTCATTTAGGTGTTGTTGGGTTTCTCTGACAGCTGGTTTCTTATTGCAGTGTGGTTGCTATGGAGACCAGGCAGTATGTGGTTGGTGATGTCATCACCATGCGCCTGATGCGGAGGGAGAAGGGGGCTCTGGTGGCCATGCCGAGCTGTCAGtgggtgaaggtggaggagccTGTTCGCTTCGGAGGtgagaaacaaacaagacatttatTTATGGAAATGACTTTAAATGGCATAAAGTTATTCAACAGGACTGTTGTCTGGCGAAGACGTGAATACAACAGAACCATTTCCACTTTgcagttttttaagttttctgtACATGAATGACTTCATTAATGTTTGTGTTGTCCAGATGCGTGTCTCAGCCCGTACTccaagctgctgctggcctccCCGGCTCAGGCTCTGAGCCTGGTGACGGAGGAGAAGGCCGTCCTGCAGGCTCAGCTCAGCCAGGACGTGGACACGCATGGCTGCTTCATCCAGAGCGCCCTCTGTCTGCTGCAGGTAACTAAAGCCCGGTCCAATCGCACGCAGGGGTTTTTCAAATGAGCACTTTCGAACAAAAATGATCTCCGTTCAGAAGAGTGTTTTGGTGCAGCTTCAGAAATCATCTTCATCAATACAAATAGAGCTGAACATCATATTACATTCATATACACTGGGCGTGTCCGTGCctgtgtaaacaggaagtggattTTATACTGTGTATGTACTAGGAAAGATTTTCACTAAATTACTATAACTTTAGTTTGTGAAAACAGGATAAATTGACGAGGCAGTTGAACGTGATCGCTCTCCAACAATGTCAGGAACATTACTGTTGTGTCTcttttattttcaatgtttaTATCTTtctaaatattaataatataacCTAAAACTGGACGTGAAGCTACAGGCTCTTCTGAGACACCAAACGATGAGGTGGTCAACTAGTCAGGTTTCACTCTGTCATGGTTTGTAAAATCAATGCtgttattttccattttgaGCATGAAAAGTGATCACTGAGAATTAACAGCTGTAGTCTGATTACTCTGAACACTGACTTTGTGTCCTTCTGGttcaggagcaggaggaaacgCTGCTGAAACAGCAGAAGATGAACGCGGGAGACGTCCTCGACttctcctctctgactctgGAAGAACCATCTTCTCCTGAGGAGGAAGTGGTgaccaacaccagcagcagcagcagcagcaaggtgAGTCCAACAACAcgtcttgaaaaaaataaaaaaatagctgagtaccttttttttctggaatAAAACGCTGTAATGTTGTCAAAGTACTATTTTACCTCCGTGTTCTTCCACAGCTTCTACTTCTTTCTGGTATTCTAAGTGTATTTGTCTTTGTCCTCTGTAGCCCGTGCT contains:
- the LOC115582312 gene encoding ribonuclease P/MRP protein subunit POP5-like; translated protein: MVRVKSRYLLCELNVSDRSSLLLLDDRAVSAAVKAAVARTHGDYGAALCSIRFNVKYLNAHTGIVFLRFPKSCYRLLWSALPFITSIETRGQKIPCFFNCLHVGGTIRTCQKFLIRYNKQQLHRMLPTCKTKEEENQVCEAILNCSLTGGRREAFEDEFESEEDEEE
- the LOC115581950 gene encoding RING finger protein 10-like isoform X3 — protein: MLESSAALCPELGLNTSTHCTDSVMEKNPNSSTSTKVPPRSSSTGPAPGETKTKTEGKNNGGSKRYSRKREPSFPKSDTFPGPRRTNSQKSKNFDKRPSQRGGRQYGVAGGGRREEVAETRRAEFSPAQFAGPKKISLNHLLNFTFEPRGGTSGIGEGGHSYWGRRNKWGHKHKPFNKELFLQANCQFVVSDDQDYKAHFTDPDTLVNWDCVQQVRIYSHEVPSCPICLYPPVAARITRCGHIFCWPCMLHYLSLSDKSWSKCPICYEAVATDDLKSVVAMETRQYVVGDVITMRLMRREKGALVAMPSCQWVKVEEPVRFGDACLSPYSKLLLASPAQALSLVTEEKAVLQAQLSQDVDTHGCFIQSALCLLQEQEETLLKQQKMNAGDVLDFSSLTLEEPSSPEEEVVTNTSSSSKPVLQYASAFDDEVAEVPDVPDDTAAELPDYPEGILESVLEEPPEAMVDVAPEPQPDEESPASQPESGRPSTSVVHGPYYYFYQADDCQQMFLHPVNVRCLLREYGSLEASPDTITATVVEIVGHTVTEEVRRRHRYLAHLPLTCEFSICELALQPPILSKETLDTFADDLEKRKRLRQKKVRDEKRREKRIEIEENKKQGKYPEVHIGLENLQHFPAFGSPPYNSSFPIQPDFTFAPPSPLSSSPTSDGITFPSLNGQSASPTVGSVEDDAHCMSFAQMLRDGKARADAGPRIAPKKADKLLAPPAADSDGESDGSDRVPVPSFQNSFSQAIEKALLQLDNGAAGPPQPVVDPEEKGGKKKKKKQKLLFSTSMVHTK
- the LOC115581950 gene encoding RING finger protein 10-like isoform X2, with amino-acid sequence MLESSAALCPELGLNTSTHCTDSVMEKNPNSSTSTKVPPRSSSTGPAPGETKTKTEGKNNGGSKRYSRKREPSFPKSDTFPGPRRTNSQKSKNFDKRPSQRGGRQYGVAGGGRREEVAETRRAEFSPAQFAGPKKISLNHLLNFTFEPRGGTSGIGEGGHSYWGRRNKWGHKHKPFNKELFLQANCQFVVSDDQDYKAHFTDPDTLVNWDCVQQVRIYSHEVPSCPICLYPPVAARITRCGHIFCWPCMLHYLSLSDKSWSKCPICYEAVATDDLKSVVAMETRQYVVGDVITMRLMRREKGALVAMPSCQWVKVEEPVRFGDACLSPYSKLLLASPAQALSLVTEEKAVLQAQLSQDVDTHGCFIQSALCLLQEQEETLLKQQKMNAGDVLDFSSLTLEEPSSPEEEVVTNTSSSSSSKPVLQYASAFDDEVAEVPDVPDDTAAELPDYPEGILESVLEEPPEAMVDVAPEPQPDEESPASQPESGRPSTSVVHGPYYYFYQADDCQQMFLHPVNVRCLLREYGSLEASPDTITATVVEIVGHTVTEEVRRRHRYLAHLPLTCEFSICELALQPPILSKETLDTFADDLEKRKRLRQKKVRDEKRREKRIEIEENKKQGKYPEVHIGLENLQHFPAFGSPPYNSSFPIQPDFTFAPPSPLSSSPTSDGITFPSLNGQSASPTVGSVEDDAHCMSFAQMLRDGKARADAGPRIAPKKDKLLAPPAADSDGESDGSDRVPVPSFQNSFSQAIEKALLQLDNGAAGPPQPVVDPEEKGGKKKKKKQKLLFSTSMVHTK
- the LOC115581950 gene encoding RING finger protein 10-like isoform X1, which gives rise to MLESSAALCPELGLNTSTHCTDSVMEKNPNSSTSTKVPPRSSSTGPAPGETKTKTEGKNNGGSKRYSRKREPSFPKSDTFPGPRRTNSQKSKNFDKRPSQRGGRQYGVAGGGRREEVAETRRAEFSPAQFAGPKKISLNHLLNFTFEPRGGTSGIGEGGHSYWGRRNKWGHKHKPFNKELFLQANCQFVVSDDQDYKAHFTDPDTLVNWDCVQQVRIYSHEVPSCPICLYPPVAARITRCGHIFCWPCMLHYLSLSDKSWSKCPICYEAVATDDLKSVVAMETRQYVVGDVITMRLMRREKGALVAMPSCQWVKVEEPVRFGDACLSPYSKLLLASPAQALSLVTEEKAVLQAQLSQDVDTHGCFIQSALCLLQEQEETLLKQQKMNAGDVLDFSSLTLEEPSSPEEEVVTNTSSSSSSKPVLQYASAFDDEVAEVPDVPDDTAAELPDYPEGILESVLEEPPEAMVDVAPEPQPDEESPASQPESGRPSTSVVHGPYYYFYQADDCQQMFLHPVNVRCLLREYGSLEASPDTITATVVEIVGHTVTEEVRRRHRYLAHLPLTCEFSICELALQPPILSKETLDTFADDLEKRKRLRQKKVRDEKRREKRIEIEENKKQGKYPEVHIGLENLQHFPAFGSPPYNSSFPIQPDFTFAPPSPLSSSPTSDGITFPSLNGQSASPTVGSVEDDAHCMSFAQMLRDGKARADAGPRIAPKKADKLLAPPAADSDGESDGSDRVPVPSFQNSFSQAIEKALLQLDNGAAGPPQPVVDPEEKGGKKKKKKQKLLFSTSMVHTK